A window from Solanum stenotomum isolate F172 chromosome 7, ASM1918654v1, whole genome shotgun sequence encodes these proteins:
- the LOC125869922 gene encoding uncharacterized protein LOC125869922: MIMHDEDRELVVVTRSGKEAISDVTGNEKVHTHEEGKGIEEEEITIHQDIAKKPQSDVEKHMPSPKVKQPLPKISPPFTQRLKKKNEDEKFKKNLSVFKTLSINLPLVEVLLEMSGYAMFMKELVTNKNSLDFEMIEVSHSCSAIMTTELIKKKEYPEAFTIPCTIGMLQFAKVLCNLGASINLMPYMIYKQLGLDEAKATTMRLLMADRSTKNPGGYYMTSCFDLGSQLHDHA; the protein is encoded by the exons atgataatgCACGATGAAGATAGAGAGCTGGTTGTGGTCACTCGTAGTGGAAAAGAAGCAATAAGTGATGTCACAGGAAATGAAAAAGTGCACACGCATGAAGAAGGCAAAGGTatagaggaagaagaaataaccATCCATCAAGACATTGCCAAGAAGCCGCAAAGTGATGTGGAGAAACACATGCCAAGCCCAAAAGTTAAGCAGCCTTTACCCAAAATATCTCCTCCATTTACCCAACGcctcaagaagaagaatgaagatgagaagttcaaaaaaaatttatcggTGTTCAAGACTCTATCTATTAATCTCCCTCTAGTGGAAGTATTGTTGGAAATGTCGGGTTATGCCATGTTTATGAAGGAGTTAGTCACAAACAAAAATAGCTTGGATTTTGAGATGATCGAAGTTTCTCATAGTTGTAGTGCAATTATGACTACTGAgctgataaaaaagaaagaatatcCTGAAGCGTTCACCATCCCATGCACCATAGGCATGCTCCAATTTGCCAAAGTCTTATGCAATTTGGGAGCAAGTATCAATCTAATGCCATACATGATCTATAAACAACTCGGTTTGGATGAAGCAAAGGCTACAACTATGAGACTCTTGATGGCAGACCGATCAACTAAAAATCCAGGGGGATATTATATGACATCTTGCTTTG atTTAGGTTCTCAGCTTCACGATCACGCATAG